The DNA region CTGAGAAATGTCTATTGGTTGAAAGCTGCTTTCTTCAAGACGTTTTTGCTGCTTAGGCTGTCTGTTACTCTTGGTAAATAAGCAGGCATAAAAATGTTATCTTAGTCTGGATGTGGATAATTCCTTAGAAGTAATAGGAGAAGCGGATAACGGAGAAGCTGCTATTCGACAGGTGGAGGCTTTACAGCCGGATGTGGTATTAATGGATATACAAATGCCTGTGATGAATGGTGTGGAAGCGACGCAAAAAATTTGTCAGCGTTTCGAGAAGACAAAAGTGCTGGTATTGACTGTTGATGATGAAGATGAGTATTTAACTCAAGCGCTAAAATATGGTGCAGCAGGTTATTTGTTGAAAAATACGCCTCCGGATGAGTTAGCTTTGGCAATTCAAGCTGTGTATAAGGGTTATACTCATATTGGACCGGGGTTAGGGAAAAAAGTATTTGCTCGGATTAAAATTCTTAGTTCTAATCCTACTCCTGATTGGGAGGAACTTACTCCGAGAGAACAGGAAATTTTAGAGTTA from Oscillatoria salina IIICB1 includes:
- a CDS encoding response regulator transcription factor codes for the protein MDNSLEVIGEADNGEAAIRQVEALQPDVVLMDIQMPVMNGVEATQKICQRFEKTKVLVLTVDDEDEYLTQALKYGAAGYLLKNTPPDELALAIQAVYKGYTHIGPGLGKKVFARIKILSSNPTPDWEELTPREQEILELIATGASNKEIAKTLHIAEKTVKNHVTSILQRLNLRDRTQAAIFAHSTRDSLMSVAKGSY